CTCCGTCACTCTCAATACCCTGCGCGCCCTCAAGACGGCCCTGACGAACGCGGGCATCGCCAAAGGAGGCCTGGGCACTCCTCTGGAGGAAGCGGAAGAACTGGCCGTGGTCCGCAAGCAAATCAAGCAGCGTGAAGACTCTATGGAACAATTCCGGTCCGCCGGACGTCCGGAACTGGCGGACAAGGAGGAAGCGGAAATGATCGTCCTCAAGCAATTCATGCCTGCGGAGCTCACCGCGGAGGAGACGGCGTCCATTCTGGAAAACGTGATGAAGGAAACGGGAGCCGCCACCAAAAAGGACATGGGCCAGGTCATGAAACTCATGCAGGAACGCACCGCCGGGAGGGTCAACGGCAAGGAACTGGCCCGGATGGTATCAGCCAGACTCTCATGAAAGGCTGCGCCGCCATCATCGTAGCGGCCGGGTCTTCCCGGCGCGCCGGATTTGACAAGCTCCTGGCGCCCCTGCACGGAGTCAAGGTGCTGGAACGCAGTATCCGGGCGTTTGCCGGCTCCCGGGAAATCACAGAAATCGTGGTGGTTTGCCCGGAAGAACGCTTCCGCGCCATTAACGCCGCGGACATGGAGACGGAAGTGCCCGTCACCCGCGTGGATGGCGGCAGCGAACGGCACGAATCCGTAAAAAACGGCCTGGCGGCCCTGCTTTACACGCCCGGGCTCGTAGCCGTGCACGACGGCGCGCGCCCCCTCATTACGGTGGAGCAAATCTCCCGCTGCATCCAGACCGCCAGGGAATGTGGAGCAGCCGCTTCAGCCCACCCCGTGACGGACACCTTGAAACGCGCCAATGAAGAACGTTTTACGCTTCCGGAACAGGTGGACCGGGAAGGACTGTGGTGCATGGAAACACCACAGGTATTTCAATATCAACTGCTCCTGGACGCCTACGCGGCAGTCACGGAACGAAACATGAAGGTGACTGATGAAGTCACCGCCCTGCAGCTCATCGGCCACCCTACCCGCCTGGTGCACAACCATGGGCCCAACCCCAAGATCACCTGGCCGGAAGACATTTCCTGCGCTGAAATTCTGCTGGAACTCAAGCACCGCCGCAATACCCTATGACCAGCCTCCTGTGTACCCCCCCCCGCGCCGTCCTTATCCTGGGAACGGGCTATCTGGGAAAAGCCCTGGCGGAAAGCCTGCGGAAAGCCGGCCACACGGCCCTTACGGCGGACATAGACGCACAGCGGGCCATTTATGAAGCGGATGTCACAAACGCAGACTCCATGCGCAGCCTGGCCTCCCGCATTCCCTCCCCGGACATCATCGTCATGTGCGCCAGCACCCGCGGGGGAAGCGAGGATGCCTACCGCAGCCTCTACATCCGCGGAACGCAAAACACGCTGGAAGCCTTCCCCGGAAAACCGGTCATCTTCTGTTCCAGCACCTCCGTTTACGGCATCACGGACGGCCGCTGGATTACGGAAGAGCACAACGTCTATCCCGCCTCGGGAAAAAGCGGCCTCCTCATTCAGGCGGAACAGGCGGTTCTTGCCGCCGGAGGCACCGTCGTCCGGCTGGGGGCCCTGTACGGCCCGGACCGTTGCGTGCTTGTCTCCCAATACTGTACGGAAGGCACCGCCCTCCCCGGAGACATGGACAGGTGGATCAACTACATCCACCGGGATGACGCCGTGGGCGCCCTGCACCTGCTCTGCACGCTCCGTGAACCGCCCTCCGGCATCTACAACCTGACGGACCGCACCCCCATGCAGCTTGGGGAAATTTACTCTTATCTCTCCGGGCTCCTGGGCAGGCCCGCTCCACAGCCCGAACCGCTCCGGGAGGAGGCGCGCCGCGGCTTTTCCAACCAGAGGATCTCCTGTTCCCGCCTGCTGGCCCTGGGCTGGGAACCGCTTTACCCGAGCTTTGCGGACGGCGTGCACAATGTGCTGGAAGCGCTGGAAGAATAAACCCCGGCGGGACTCCTCCATCCCCACGTCCCAAGCGGCTTTCCGGAGAAGAAGGAAAGGGAGGAACAATGTGCCGGGCATCTGCCGGGGCAAGCGTGGCGCCAGGGCGGCCGTCCCGGCAGTCTTTGACTCTCCCCTTTCTTGACTTGCCGGGCGTGAACGGGCACAATCCTGCGCGCAATGCGTATCATCACAGGACTTCAACCCAGCGGCAAGCTCCACGTCGGCAACTACTTCGGAGCCATGGAACCGGCCGTCCGCATGCAGGAACGCGGAGACTCCTACTACTTTCTGGCGGACTACCACGCCATGAGCACCGTCCATGACGCGGCCGCCCTGCGGGAAAACTGCAAAAACCTGGCGACAGACTTTCTGGCCGTGGGCCTGGACCCTGAAAAATGCGTCTTTTTCCGCCAGTCCGCCGTGCCGGAAGTCAATGAAATGGCGTGGATACTCGGCACCGTCTGCCCGGTGGGCCTGCTGGAACGCTGCCACTCCTACAAGGACAAGATCGCCAAGGGCTTTTCCCCCAGCAACGCCCTCTTCACCTACCCCGTGCTGATGGCGGCGGACATCCTGATGTATGACTCCGACCTGGTGCCTGTGGGCAAGGACCAGAAGCAGCACCTGGAAGTCACCCGGGACCTGGCGGGCAAGATGAACGAACAATTCGGGGAAGGCACCTGCAAGCTGCCGGATGCGCTCATTGCGGAAAGCACGGCCATCGTTCCCGGCCTGGACGGTCAGAAAATGAGCAAAAGCTACAACAACACCCTCCCCATCTTCGGCGAGGAAAAAGCCGTCCGCAAGCTCATCATGAGAATCCCTACGGACTCCACCCCCGTGGAGGAACCCAAGTCCACGGAAGGCTCCATCATCCTCCAGCTTTACAAGCTCTTTGCCTCCGCGGAAGGCTATGAAACCATGGTCCATGACTTCCGGAGCGGCGGCTGCGGCTATGGCGACTTCAAAAAGCGCCTCTTTGACGCGTACTGGGAATACTTCCGCACCGCGCGCGAGCGCAGGGCTGAACTGGAAGCCAACCAGGACTACGTGCACCAGGTGCTGGAAGACGGGGCGCGCAAGGCGCGGGAAACGGCTTCCGTGGTGCTGGACAGGGTGCGCCGGGCCGTGGGCCTGATCTGAACCGGGGGTTGAAATGCCGGAGAACCCGGAGTGAAACACGTTTTTTAGTGGCATGGAAAAGCACGGAATGTTATACAGGAATATATGAAGAATATTCTGGTAGCCATTGATTTCT
This DNA window, taken from Akkermansia muciniphila, encodes the following:
- a CDS encoding GatB/YqeY domain-containing protein → MSKISDQIMEGMKTAMRAKDSVTLNTLRALKTALTNAGIAKGGLGTPLEEAEELAVVRKQIKQREDSMEQFRSAGRPELADKEEAEMIVLKQFMPAELTAEETASILENVMKETGAATKKDMGQVMKLMQERTAGRVNGKELARMVSARLS
- the ispD gene encoding 2-C-methyl-D-erythritol 4-phosphate cytidylyltransferase, translating into MKGCAAIIVAAGSSRRAGFDKLLAPLHGVKVLERSIRAFAGSREITEIVVVCPEERFRAINAADMETEVPVTRVDGGSERHESVKNGLAALLYTPGLVAVHDGARPLITVEQISRCIQTARECGAAASAHPVTDTLKRANEERFTLPEQVDREGLWCMETPQVFQYQLLLDAYAAVTERNMKVTDEVTALQLIGHPTRLVHNHGPNPKITWPEDISCAEILLELKHRRNTL
- a CDS encoding NAD-dependent epimerase/dehydratase family protein; the protein is MTSLLCTPPRAVLILGTGYLGKALAESLRKAGHTALTADIDAQRAIYEADVTNADSMRSLASRIPSPDIIVMCASTRGGSEDAYRSLYIRGTQNTLEAFPGKPVIFCSSTSVYGITDGRWITEEHNVYPASGKSGLLIQAEQAVLAAGGTVVRLGALYGPDRCVLVSQYCTEGTALPGDMDRWINYIHRDDAVGALHLLCTLREPPSGIYNLTDRTPMQLGEIYSYLSGLLGRPAPQPEPLREEARRGFSNQRISCSRLLALGWEPLYPSFADGVHNVLEALEE
- the trpS gene encoding tryptophan--tRNA ligase — its product is MRIITGLQPSGKLHVGNYFGAMEPAVRMQERGDSYYFLADYHAMSTVHDAAALRENCKNLATDFLAVGLDPEKCVFFRQSAVPEVNEMAWILGTVCPVGLLERCHSYKDKIAKGFSPSNALFTYPVLMAADILMYDSDLVPVGKDQKQHLEVTRDLAGKMNEQFGEGTCKLPDALIAESTAIVPGLDGQKMSKSYNNTLPIFGEEKAVRKLIMRIPTDSTPVEEPKSTEGSIILQLYKLFASAEGYETMVHDFRSGGCGYGDFKKRLFDAYWEYFRTARERRAELEANQDYVHQVLEDGARKARETASVVLDRVRRAVGLI